A single genomic interval of Lathyrus oleraceus cultivar Zhongwan6 chromosome 7, CAAS_Psat_ZW6_1.0, whole genome shotgun sequence harbors:
- the LOC127106172 gene encoding uncharacterized protein LOC127106172 yields MLKKTGKDIPTKSGTKTNPKSQKEVPGQMLDKASKEIPTTSGTKSQIMMRLEKMVEESDIMHGAIRSVDMDEGVFGIAHSELIAKEDMQQLFEHEELGIAVIHTYIWYSDQSIIYLVEQFIYTFQ; encoded by the exons atgttgaaaaaaactggtaaggatattccaacgaagtccgggacaaaaacaaatcctaaatctcaaaaagag gttcccggtcaaatgttggacaaagctagtaaggaaattccaacgacgtccgggacaaaatctcaaattatgatgcgtcttgagaaaatggtggaagagtcagatattatgcacggcgccatccgtagtgtagatatggatgaaggtgttttcggaattgctcattccgaattaattgcaaaggaggacatgcaacaactttttgaacacgaagaattgggcatcgctgtcattcatacatacatatggtactccgatcaatctattatttacttagttgaacaatttatttacacatttcaatga